In Trichocoleus desertorum NBK24, the following are encoded in one genomic region:
- a CDS encoding Uma2 family endonuclease, giving the protein MAIKLEVSGEYGDKRFMTQATHYLTLTEFLSLPDTEVACELVAGQAIPKMSPKRFHAAIQTVLLNLLQAWGQEHGWVYPEWAIVLKRQGENWVPVPDLTYVSYTRLAADWLLDEACPVAPELVVEIISPGQTFGEMVEKATDYLQAGVSRVWVVDARARSITVFYPDAPPRTYTKTSSMTDPLLENLQFIPQQLFQEARLPD; this is encoded by the coding sequence ATGGCAATTAAACTGGAGGTGAGCGGTGAGTACGGTGATAAACGGTTCATGACTCAAGCCACCCATTATCTAACGTTGACCGAGTTTCTGTCGTTGCCAGATACCGAGGTTGCCTGTGAGTTAGTAGCAGGCCAAGCGATTCCGAAAATGTCACCCAAGCGATTTCATGCTGCGATTCAAACTGTGCTCTTGAATCTCCTCCAGGCATGGGGACAGGAGCACGGCTGGGTATATCCAGAATGGGCTATTGTGTTGAAGCGCCAAGGAGAAAACTGGGTGCCTGTACCCGATTTGACCTATGTGTCTTACACTAGACTTGCTGCCGATTGGTTGCTGGATGAAGCTTGTCCTGTCGCCCCAGAGCTTGTGGTAGAAATCATTTCACCAGGGCAGACGTTTGGCGAGATGGTGGAAAAAGCAACAGATTATTTGCAAGCGGGAGTTTCACGGGTTTGGGTTGTAGATGCGCGAGCGAGAAGTATCACGGTGTTCTACCCGGATGCGCCTCCTCGGACTTACACAAAAACCTCTAGCATGACCGATCCACTACTAGAGAATTTGCAATTTATTCCTCAGCAATTGTTTCAAGAAGCTAGGTTGCCCGATTAA